In Aspergillus chevalieri M1 DNA, chromosome 7, nearly complete sequence, the sequence CCGTCTCCTAAAGGGCGACGTTCTCGCCTATCTCGGCTCCATCCCAGCAGACTACCCCTCCACCCAAGCCGCCCGCATAGACAAGCTCGCCCACCTCGACCTGAGCAACATCAAGATCGCAGCACCCCCAGCGCCCAAGCCGGAGCCCGTCCCCGAGAAAATGGAAGCCCCCGCACCGCCGCCGACGACCTCCGTCGCGTTATCGATTTCGCTCTCAGCCGTCTTGTCCGTGCAGAGGAAGATTAAGGAGAGTTTGGGGATTACGGTCCCGCTGTCGGAGTTTTTGGCGAGGGCTACGGATCTGGCGAATGAGGAGCTACCGCGCTCGGCTGCGCAGAAGCCCTCTGCTGATGAGCTTTTTGATGAGATTCTCGGTGGTGAGCCGGTTACTACCTCCCGGGGTGACTATATCCCCGAGTTGAATGAGGTTGATGCCCCGGTTGCGCGGGCCCAGCCTGTCCAGGAAGACCTTATTGACTTCCTTGCCGGAAAGGTTTCTAAGAAGTCCTCCTCTTCGCGGGTAGTATCGCCCGTTGAGGAGCCGGCTGCCAATGTATTCAGCTTGACGGTTCCGGTTagcgaggagaagagggcGAAGGCTTTCTTGGACCGGGTTGAGACGCTCTTGACCGTTGAGCCTGGCCGTTTGGTTATTTAAGCATTTGTTTTTGTTTCATTTTGTTATGTTCTATTTGATAGTTATGTATATGTAAGTTTAACAGCAGAAAAGCTAGAATGATTTGTGAAGGATTTATACAGAGACCGGAATTTCGACTCTATTACTTTTCTACTTTACAATAAGAGTAAGGATAAGCGCAAGCAACCCTTATACATCTTAGTACGTCCCATTCTCCATTACCACTATGATAATACAACAGGTGCTACCTACTGGCCTATCAGTCTAGATCCTAGggcaaagaaaacaaacaaGACAAGAAGCACAAGGTCATGCAGTCATCAAATATAGTCAACGAAACGAAGTGAGAACACAAAAGTAGAAACACAACAATAAAGCCTCCTGACCGAATCTCAAGGCCAGAAGTAAATCGCCAACCGCCTATCAAAATCACATGATTAACGCCTGGCTACCCATTTGGAACACCGTATCCGTGGATGAAATCTGGGGATTGAGACGAAGTAGTACCCTAGGACCATTAAAGCTGCAAGGCGCCTTGATAAACAGAAAGGGAAGGGGAATACAAATAAGAGTGCAATGcaatgaagaaaagaatcCGGTAAATCAACGCGCCTGGTAGTCTCCTGTAAATGCCGTGAAAAACCCGCAAAAGATGCAATAGATGCCAAGGTAGAAAGAAAATAACGCAACCCATTCCAGCCTGAATCCCCAAACCATGGAGAATCCGAGCATCCAATCCAATCAAATCAACGCCAAAGACCAAATAAACGCCTTGTTGAATGCACGTCACGTCGAGGGCCAAGTGAAGCCACGAACGCCACAGAACCCAATTCTAAAATTGGTTCACCGGATCGTGCCCATTTCTGCTAGTTTGCTGCCTTCTCGCCCATGTTCTCTTCCAGGTCTCTTGTTGAAGATTTTCCAGAACCGGAGTGTTTCATCGCCTGCGCCTGTGACGACTGTTTGTCCGTCGGGGCTCATGGCGAGGTAAAGAACACGGAACGTATGTCCTGTTAATGACACGACCTGCTCCATGCGCGGGTATTTCCAGATAACGATCTGGTTCTGGCTGTAACCATGTGTGCTGATGATTTCGTCGGAATTCTTCGACCACGACAAGTTACACACTTGGCTGCCGGTGTCAACTTCCTTAATCATGGATCCGGTCGATGTGTTCCAGAATTTGATGGTACGATCAGCCGTACCTCCACCGGAAGCGAggagatgatgttgatgagGCGACCAGGAAATGGCCTTAACGGCAGCGACGTGGTCCGAAAAGCGGTACAGCGGCGTCTCGTTCAGCTTATCCCACACCATGAGTTTATTATCGTTGCCACCTGAGGCCAACTGCCCATCTTCGGTGTTCCATTTCAAACCGCAGACCTCTTGTTTATGCCCTGCAAGACGGCGTATATGTTGATCGGGAGAACGGACATCACGATGAAAGATGATTTTATCTCGAGATCCGGACGTGAGGATGTGGTCGTTCCACGCCAGGGCACCTACTCGATTTGTGTGACCAATCATTGTTCGTAGACGACGACAATGCTCGGCGTCCCATATTTGAACGAGACCTTTCCCTGTTCCAATTGAAAGATGTGTCCCCTATAACAAGCAATGGGTTAGCCTTCCATCAAGACGTAGAACTCGTCATCAGCTTACCCTTTGAATCCAGTTGACACTGGTAACAGTATCATCCTTAAGTTCGCAAAGCTTCGTAACTTGCCCTGAATGCGAATTCCACATATAAACCGAATTACCTAAACCAACTCCCAGAACATTACTGCTACCCCAATCCACCAGGTTCAGATAGAAGTCGTCCTGTAAGTCTGGGGCATCCAGAACTTTGTATGGGACCTTGTTCACGTAGCGTGGTTGTTTCCGTGGAGTTTCCAGAATACGTTGGCTATCGTAACGTATTGGAGACAGACTGTACAATTCTGACCGCACATTCAGGTTTGGAGCATGGTGGCTTCTAGGCGTTTTCGACGGGGTTTGCTGGTTTGATCCGACGCGCGGGGAGGCGTATGTGAAAAGGTTTTTGTGGGGTGTGGATGGTGTGATGCTGGCGGGAGGAAGGTTGGAGACAACGTGCGAAGGTGGTGTATGGGAGCGGGTTTTATCGTTAGTACCGGACAATGGGTCTGCTGCTAAAGAATCCAAATCGGGTTGGGGGACGGTGTTCCCGAACAGTTCACTCCGCAACACTCGCGAGTACATCCTGTTTGCTTCCTCGGCTGAATCCAATGTCAACCACTGTTCTATTCAATATAGGGGGGAAGGACTAGGGCTTACTCTTTTGAAAATGGAGTTCTGAATGTGGAGTGCGCTTTTTCGTTTTAGAAGGAGTCGACGGGCAACCATCCTCATGAAGCAAACTATATGTCGCCTGAAAATCTTGACCATCACGATTCGGAATAAACCTGGCAATAGAGAAATCAATCTCGTCAGCAAAAACCCCGCAACAGTGGCCAAACGGGCAGCGCTGTTTAGCCCTGGATAGCAGAGGGAACAAACCTATCCCCGTAAACTCTCTGCCTCTTTCGACTTGGACTAGTTCCGGGTGTCCTTTCACGGCGATTTCCAGCGTCCTCATAGTCCCTCAATGCCTTCGCGAGAGCGTCCGGATCAATAAGGTCCTGTCCGGTCTGGCTCTTTTTCCGGCCACTCATTGTTTCTGGGAAGAAGAGCATCTTTTTGGACGGCATACTCGGCGGTGTCCTTGATCCCGGCGGGGAAGCGATGTTCAGTGCGTTGGTTCCCGTCCGTGTCGACTTGCCGTTTGATCTGGCGGCGACGGTTTCTGAATCTTTCTTGTTGCCGCCCATGTCTGTCAAAAAAAGGTGATATGCCGTGGTTTGGGAATGTAATTCGTAACGCTCTCAGGAAGCAATTTTCCGGTTTGACAAAGGGATAGCCAGTTCATGCGACGGATTTTCGGGTGGATCGACTGTTCGTGATAGAGCTATCGACCGGCTCGAGCTCGATATGCGCAAAATAGTTCACCAGAAAGAGACGATTGAGAATTCAAGGCGACTAGGGATTAATTGTGGGTAAGAAAGTAATCCTTGATTTTGTGCACTGGAATAACAAGGCGATCGACCGACCCGGCGACGGGCAAaacagacgacgacgatgagaCGAGCGCTAACGGAACGCAAAGCTGATAATTGGGAGAGCGCAATCAACTCTCGAGTGGCATTAAAGGTAGTTTCGAGCACCGTCTGGAGAGAGAAGCAGGTCGACAGCGCAGCGAAAAGCGAACCAAGGGCTGGCGATTGTCTCTTGGGGTTGACGGAGTTCGAAGGGAGACGCCCTCCGGTCACGCGTCGGCGGCGCTAAACCGTTTTGGGAAAACATGTTGACCATGGATACGCTTTGTTCTAGAGGAGAAACAATTTTCAGACTACTGGTTGGACATTCTATTTTCTTATGTTCTTTCTTcgttgtttttcttttctttcaattGACTTAGTGCGGTGTGTGGTTAGTCAGTGCGTTTGGCACTTGTTCTATGTTTTGCATGGTTGCTGGGCACAAAGCGCTCTATTTACAGAGTACTGACATAGGTCACTCTCTGGACATCTCTTTCTAGAGAGGCTGGGAGTATTCATTCTATGTCAATTGATCGACTCATATAACTCTTTTTATAGAGAAACATAAACATAAGTACCGAATGCTATGCTCTATTACTGTATACTGCCCCTCCTGATAACACCCACGCGCCCTGACGCGACCAGAGAGAGCTTGGACCATTGCAAGGAACACAACCACTTGTATGCCAGTCCAAGCGAAGTCCACTGTGCCGCGAACTCTTCCGCCTTATTGCCGCTTTATTTAATTTCTGTTATGATTGACGTCTTAGACACGCGCGTGGTTGTAGTTTACCCTGCTCAGTCCAGGTCGAAGAACATGCACTTCAGTTTTTCCCATCTCCGTGGATGTGCATCTGGAGATTTTTCTGCTATTTCATTTTCGAAAAGTTAATGATGATTTTACAGTCTAACTCAAAACTAGATTAACAAAATTCGTAGGGGGGCATTGCTCAGCACGAGCTTACTAACATCTCAGTACGAGTCCCGGAAAAACACTCGGTACGAGTCTTGATTTCTGAGTCTTTCCGTGAGTTTAAGTCTCGTACCGAGCATATGCCAAGCTTATAGTCAACAAATGATATTTCTACATCTCAGAATCCTCCCTACACAGATTTACATGTAACAAAATACCAAGACTCGCACTGAGGTGTTAGTAAGCTCGTGCTGACCATGTACCCGGTTGGGGGCCTATCGGCTAAGGCTAactataactaccgggcagaaagcgagggcggtgaggcacgtgacccgctggattgttggagttgcggcttagtcagggtcgaaagtacgtatcaaGCATATAatggttgaggtctctgatttgtgcaaatgaagctatctaggatcctatataagaccgtagctacctaacagagtattctaagcgaatgtgcggttttaacagcaataagggcaaaggaatgaataagctgcttgcgccatatgatatcagtgaggcatcaatcaggcatcagttggtattgttcggtaaggaacctctatattccgacaggTACCAACACTTACACTGATACTTGTAGCCATCGCACCGCCTTCACCATCCTCCGTGTTTATATATTTGCGTCTCTGCCCATGCACGTTCTAAACATCTCGCTTTTCTACACCGTCCACGGCCAGGTCTATACTCGGCATGTCGGCATAGTTAGGGACTGGGCATTGGCTTCGGCCCCTGGCAGGAACTACCGAATAAATTGTGACGGATCAAATGCCCTAATCAGAGCTTGCTAATAATTCCAGCTCTCTTAGCCATTCAACGGCTATCTTTCAATATTGCTACTCGTTCTTAGCCTATTTACTGATGCTTGCACCTTCCTTGGCGCTGACGCCCAGGGTCAACCGGTGGCATCCGACTGATCTGAACCGACCTTCCAACAGCATTTACGGAGATCAGATTCCCACATCGAACATGGACTTCATCATCCATTGTATCGCATATTATCATGGACTGCTCTGCGTCTATCTGTAAATGCTGACTGGAGCGCACAGAGACAAGGCGTTGTCAGACTATCGTTTTGAAGGACTCAGTGAGCGAAAATATCCCGCAGATACCGACACACTCCCACACAACAGCATACCACCGCTAGATCCGGACTCTTACCTCAGCGGCACCCGTACTTTGCATGATTTCTTTCACGAGATCGGTGGTATGCGTGAAATAGGCGGTCGAGGCATCACTCGAAAGAGGAGGCCGACCATCTGGCTGTCAATGTCGAGACTGGCCGATCCTGAATTACCGCCTTGGCCAAAACATTCACCGCCGCTGAACATGACCGTATGCTCTCATGTCTCCTTCGTCACCAACTTCCCATCAATTATCTAATATGCCAGGTGGGCTGTTTGCAACCCATTATAGCGCCCTGATGTGTATCCGGATGTCCGTCCTATCATGAACAAGTTGTCCCAGAAGTCATCGCTCCGGGATTTTCCCATTGCTTGATTCTATTGCCTATAGTGAAGGGCGCGTTTAAAGGGCCATATGTGTCGAGCTGAGACTTTCAGTCATTGAACAGACATGAAAGACAGACGCGGGCCGGCTACCTCATTCTTCCCAGACGCCCATTTACGTCAATGAGCGCCCAATCTCTTATGCAGATTGGGTCTTCTTCAGCGGGCATGGTGTTCAAAGGTCGTGTGCGTTCGCCGGAGTCTGCAACAACCGACCAAAGATGATGGCTGTTCTCGTCCAGAAACCTCTGGAATTTGTTCTTGGTTGACTCATGGAGCCCTATGGGTATCTCATCGCTTTTCAGCTGTCTCTGATCTCATTTGAAAAGGAACCCATTTGCGTGACGTGCTCTGCGGAGCTCGAGATGCTTCACCGTCTCTACAGACTTGGTTTGCTCAATACGATTACAGATGGCTGTCTCGAAATCTTGGACGCTAGGCTGGTCCATGTGCAGCATGGACCACATCGGCTGGTATTCCGGACCAAAGCCGCGCCTATGACGGTGTCTGGTCGCTATACCACATTTATCAGCATTCTATATGATAATATAAACAATCTTCATTCATTACATACCATGGAACCCGCACTCGGGTTGCTGATCTTTGCCTTCAGGGAAGACACAAAGTGAACACGTGAGGCCATAGGCGATCCGTCCTTCCTCGAACCTGAGCACCAGAAATACGTCCAGCATTCCTGTGCCTTCCTTGATATCCAGCCTGTCCAAACTCTGACCAGCCTGGGCCGGCCCGGAGATCGCGGATTCCTGAAGCGTTGTGTTCGAAGTGGGAAACACCGTCTTGAGCGCTATGCTCTCTCTCAGCTTTATCTCGACGCTTGAGCACTCGAATTGATCCAGGATGCGGAAAATCTCCGTTTTCAATGCAGTCTAGTCACGATCTGAACCTTGCTTCAGTTTCAGAAAGACAGTTATAGGGTTATCTCCGTCTCGGGGACTCTACACAATGTGGTAGCAGCCAATTTTAAAAATGTCCTTCAGGTCACAGACTATGCGCACTTTTGCATAGCATTCGTACCAGGCGCCGAAAAGGGGGTCTTCCAACATGATAGGCGAAAATCTGACCGGGCCGTGAGCCCTGGTGTCGACGTCTGGGTTCAAAGGGGTTTTGTCCGATAAGTGGTGGTGTCTTTTTGCATGTTTCAATCATTGTGATTCTTGCTCGGCGGAAACCGGGCTCTcgtgctttcttttttgttgtGATGCAGTGGGAGCTTATTGGGCTGGCATCTTGGATCTGCCGGGTTTCAGGTTTGCCCCCAAACACAAGGAAACGATTTGAAAGTTGATTGGAAAGACTAGCATTGCTTTACAGAACAAGAGAATTTGAGAGAACTTCGAAGCAAATTATATTTTTGCAAGCTATTGAACAAACATTGTTTACCACCGGGGTCTCCAATCTTACTACTTGTTTTCTGAGACAAACCACTCTTAATGGGTCGAACCGCCTGAACAACTCATTAATCTGGAAAGGCTGACCGTGACGGAGATCTGTTTTGCTGGACTACTTGTCTATGCTTTCCCCGATGGACGGCTGGATTGGCGGGGATGACCGAAAAGGGAAGTCCAAGTCAGAATTCCGGATCTGGAACGGATTTCTGTGCTCTACTCCTTTCTCGGTGGGCGGCTAGATTGGCGAGTATGACTCTAACTGCGTTGTTTGGGCAAACCGTTGGTCTGGGAGGTGTGTCTATACAGCGTTGCTTGTCTACGGCTTCCGTTGGAACGTTGAACTCGAACTCCGAGTGTCTACTTCCTCAGGAACCTCGACTTTTGACGGCTGTTCGATGCTTCCCATCATGACCACCGGAAGTCAATTCTTACCACTCGACATCGATTTGTCCAATATTTTCACGACGTCTGCTCAATTATTTCCGCCATTACCACCTGACATTGCTAGAACATCGTTTTTGGCAGTTGTTTAATCCGAAACGTCAATTGTTGGCGGCCGTCTACTTTCCATCCTTCGTGTCGTCAT encodes:
- the pdx1 gene encoding putative pyruvate dehydrogenase complex component Pdx1 (COG:C;~EggNog:ENOG410PKBH;~InterPro:IPR036625,IPR004167;~PFAM:PF02817;~go_function: GO:0016746 - transferase activity, transferring acyl groups [Evidence IEA]), whose product is MASNFPARQIPAMFARRQQPTRVHSAARRFASTTVQTQNPAYPLYPSVTQLLHEKGIPDSEISKIPASGPKGRLLKGDVLAYLGSIPADYPSTQAARIDKLAHLDLSNIKIAAPPAPKPEPVPEKMEAPAPPPTTSVALSISLSAVLSVQRKIKESLGITVPLSEFLARATDLANEELPRSAAQKPSADELFDEILGGEPVTTSRGDYIPELNEVDAPVARAQPVQEDLIDFLAGKVSKKSSSSRVVSPVEEPAANVFSLTVPVSEEKRAKAFLDRVETLLTVEPGRLVI
- the CDH1 gene encoding WD40 repeat domain-containing protein (COG:D;~EggNog:ENOG410QD8S;~InterPro:IPR036322,IPR015943,IPR019775,IPR001680, IPR033010,IPR017986;~PFAM:PF00400;~go_function: GO:0005515 - protein binding [Evidence IEA];~go_function: GO:0010997 - anaphase-promoting complex binding [Evidence IEA];~go_function: GO:0097027 - ubiquitin-protein transferase activator activity [Evidence IEA];~go_process: GO:1904668 - positive regulation of ubiquitin protein ligase activity [Evidence IEA]), which encodes MGGNKKDSETVAARSNGKSTRTGTNALNIASPPGSRTPPSMPSKKMLFFPETMSGRKKSQTGQDLIDPDALAKALRDYEDAGNRRERTPGTSPSRKRQRVYGDRFIPNRDGQDFQATYSLLHEDGCPSTPSKTKKRTPHSELHFQKTEEANRMYSRVLRSELFGNTVPQPDLDSLAADPLSGTNDKTRSHTPPSHVVSNLPPASITPSTPHKNLFTYASPRVGSNQQTPSKTPRSHHAPNLNVRSELYSLSPIRYDSQRILETPRKQPRYVNKVPYKVLDAPDLQDDFYLNLVDWGSSNVLGVGLGNSVYMWNSHSGQVTKLCELKDDTVTSVNWIQRGTHLSIGTGKGLVQIWDAEHCRRLRTMIGHTNRVGALAWNDHILTSGSRDKIIFHRDVRSPDQHIRRLAGHKQEVCGLKWNTEDGQLASGGNDNKLMVWDKLNETPLYRFSDHVAAVKAISWSPHQHHLLASGGGTADRTIKFWNTSTGSMIKEVDTGSQVCNLSWSKNSDEIISTHGYSQNQIVIWKYPRMEQVVSLTGHTFRVLYLAMSPDGQTVVTGAGDETLRFWKIFNKRPGREHGREGSKLAEMGTIR